Proteins encoded within one genomic window of Humulus lupulus chromosome 1, drHumLupu1.1, whole genome shotgun sequence:
- the LOC133818453 gene encoding endo-1,3;1,4-beta-D-glucanase-like — protein sequence MMLYALLKTNTSFCLLQRKVADKVAAAGFFVVVPDFLKGDPFVRADTKRPMSVWIKDHSMDEGFEFAKVVIQDLKNRGYSAIGVAGFCWGAKAAIQLAKSDSIKAAALLHQSYVTVDDIKGTT from the exons ATGATGTTGTATGCCCTCTTGAAAACTAATACAAGCTTCTGCCTATTGCAAAGGAAAGTGGCCGACAAAGTCGCAGCTGCTGGATTCTTTGTGGTCGTTCCTGACTTCTTGAAGGGGGATCCTTTTGTTCGTGCAGATACTAAAAGGCCTATGAGCGTTTGGATTAAAGATCATAGCATG GACGAGGGATTTGAATTTGCCAAAGTAGTGATTCAGGATTTGAAAAATAGAGGATATTCTGCAATAGGTGTTGCAGGCTTTTGTTGGGGTG CCAAGGCTGCAATTCAACTCGCAAAGTCCGACTCTATTAAGGCTGCTGCCCTCTTACATCAATCTTACGTCACTGTGGATGACATCAAAGGAACTACATAG
- the LOC133818463 gene encoding uncharacterized protein LOC133818463, giving the protein MSGDFFGYPRWVKILILLYQYVRGPRIILQNNELEIEAREPESCYLCHALFVRQLEKISLLYIRYTLLFIYLLLCVWGWNTQIIDAHRQRIVNWINATGGTSSAFDVTTKGILHSALHNQYWRLIDPQGKPTRVMGWWPSRVVTFLENHDTGSTQGHWPFPRDKLAQGYAYILTHPGTVSSLPLNCLSVAFIPLKLP; this is encoded by the exons ATGTCTGGAGATTTTTTTGGCTACCCAAGATGGGTTAAGATTTTGATCTTGCTCTACCAATACGTACGTGGACCTagaattattttacaaaacaatGAGTTAGAAATTGAAGCAAGGGAACCTGAATCATGTTATTTATGTCATGCACTATTTGTTAGGCAGCTAGAAAAGATCAGTTTACTTTATATAAGATacactcttttatttatttatttacttttgtgCGTGTGGGGATGGAACACTCAAATTATAGATGCTCATAGGCAAAGGATAGTCAATTGGATCAATGCCACAGGGGGTACTTCATCAGCATTTGATGTCACAACAAAG GGAATCCTCCACTCTGCTCTGCATAATCAATACTGGAGATTGATAGATCCTCAAGGCAAACCAACTAGAGTTATGGGATGGTGGCCTTCGCGTGTTGTCACATTTCTAGAGAACCATGATACAGGATCAACACAG GGTCACTGGCCATTTCCACGAGATAAGCTTGCACAGGGATATGCCTATATTCTGACCCATCCTGGAACAGTAAGTTCTTTGCCACTCAATTGCTTGAGTGTAGCCTTCATTCCATTAAAGCTTCCATAA